The stretch of DNA aatacatggaaaagcacataaaaaattgaaaataccctTGTCAAATGGATACATGTATCCTGTGTTACTCAAACTTAGGTGTGAGTGTCCGGTACGGGTATGTATCCGACATGGGTATGGTTAGTCTTTTTTAAGCTTTTCCATGCATTTGGAGGATCTTTAGAGGTCATACCCCCATATTAGTGTATAGGACAcaagtacttcaagaaaaatgaagagtccgaGCAACATAACCCGTATCTGACACTCACACCCGAGTCTGAGTCATATAAGATCAGAGCATGTTGTTCCTTAAAAGTGATTGAGGCTTCAGCTAGATGAATTAATATATTCAACATGTAAAAGACAATTTTATAACAGGCCATACTTACAATGtagaaaattcaaacatgaagCAACAAGTCAGATCTAAATTACAAACATATGCCAGATTTTAAAAGCAAAATAGCTTTAGGGTTGTGGCATCCACCTTCATTTATGAACCTCAAAGTTTCACTACAGAATAAGTCAATAAGCCTGTGAGACTTACTTAGTAACAAACACAATACGCAAGGTATAGTAGAGGGTGAAGAACACCTACAAGATTTAATTACTATCTCTGTAATTACCAATTTGGCTTCAGAAATGGGGACTTAATATACAGTTAAATGGATGTTTTCTTAAAAAACATTGCATTCCATATTGATTGCACGTGCAAAATATGTAAAACCAGAATTCTACATGACAAAGGAGAGTCAATTGGACATAAATCATATTAaatcaaagaaagaaaacaagCAGACTGAGGTCGGAATTTTACTTCCATACATAATTTACTAAAAATGTTCAACAAGTAAAGCAGATATTCATAAACTTACCTGAACTGAACCATTTTGCTGCTTCTTTGAGCTCTTTTGCTCAGAATGCTTTCCATTTTTCTCAGCGTTCCCATTTTCCTGCTCATGAAACCGTTTAGCAGGCTTCTTGGGAAGAACATCAACATCAGTCTCTCCACTTTCTCCTTTATTTTCTTCACCGACATGTTTATCAGCTCCCACTAGTGAATTTAATTGCTCTTCTGAACCTGCTGTCTTTCTCCGTTTAGAGTCTTCAGTAGCATTTTTATCAACAGGCTGAGAATCATGTACTTCAGAATCCAACCTTTTCCTTTTCTTGGAACCTTTATCATCTGTGATCGTTGAATCCACCTTCGAGATCTTATTTTCCTCTATGGATTTTTCTTTCTCTACATCTTCAGAATCatccttctttttcttctttttagatTTGGAAGTCTTGTCTTCCACTGATATGTCACTAGCATTCAAAGTAACTGCAGCATGTTGCGTGTCCTCTGAACCATGCTGTCCAACACTTTCAATTAAAGAATCAGAAGTTGacttgcttttctttttttcttatccTTAGTTTTATCAGTAGCAGATTCCTTAGCGGCATCCTTGAAAACTTGCTCCTCAAATTTCTTAGAGTTGGCAGATTTATCGTCAACTTCAGATTGACCACCTATAATGTCCATACTACTCTCATTgcctcttttcttctttttcttgggAGCAACTTCAACTGTAGAAGCAATGCAGTCTTGTCCATCACTGCGTAATACAGAAGttgaaaaatgagaataaaatatgaaaaaagaaaataagaattgAATGACAAAATAAAACCTGTTAAGGTTGGAAAGACAGAAAGTTAAAGAACACAAATATCACATCGGTTATTTGTGCCTCTGTTTTTCCAAAATAAGTGGCATTCTATAAGTTTCCCTCAATATAGGACACCAtcaaaatttttaagaattaaaggGTAAACTAAAGAGACTCATGCATCATAACAATTTACTACACTCCAGATGGAAAACATAAACCATGTGAAACGAAGCTAAAGAAAAGACCATATGCACTTTTGTGTTCACATGCAGATAACTGTACGATTATATTTATGCACTCTCAATGTCATTACATGCATAAGTTTAATGTTAAGTCATAATTGCAATGAAATCAGTAAGTGTAAAGGCAAAGGTGATTAAACATGCAACAATTGGTGAGGCCTTATCCTTCACTTCGTGGAGAAAGAGATTATCCCGCTTAATAAATAAAAGTCTAATCAATCAAGGAAAAAAAATCTCATCCTACCTCTTCGCCAGATACTTGCAGCACATTTCTTCCAAAGCTAGAGAAGAACCTGCCAAAACATCtttctgcaaaaaaaaaaaaaagatagaaaattacTACTGAGAGTCAAGCCAATTAACAGAAACTTTGCATGGGAGAATGAATAAAAACTCATAATGCAATTAAGTGACTGGCGCGCACACACTCAAGCAGTAATAAGGCAGACAAAGGAGGGAAAGTTACATTATTTCAGAAACAAGCTTCTCTGCTTAACAGAGGAAACAATATATGATTCAAGAACACAAAACAAAGGATCCACACACATACAGAGACACTGAGAAAGCTTTATTATTCATGACCTTCCaacttacaaaaataaaaatatcaaatgctCCAGGAAAAAACGAGATTCACCTACTGATGTCAAGAATTGAGACAATTAGGAAAATTAAGTTAACTATTGGCTACTATCCTCGACATTATAGTTCAGGGGAAAAAAGAACTAGTgcacaattttattttttattttcaaaacacAAGTTATTATGGTTCTACGATTTTTATCAATTAATGGGGGAGTGGTATACACTTCCTGCAGCCTGAGATCCAAAATGTCACTTTTTAAGGAAAAACAAATAACTTTCCTGGGTAGACTAACAACAGAGACCCAACTATACAGTAGACATCTTCCCAGAAGAACCATTTTCTAATCATTAGAAACTTGAGAGAAGCTGCTTGTGCAGCACGAAACCCCTCTCTTTTGCAGTTAAAGCATCCTAAATAATGGTCATAAGCACATGATACCTGACCTTTGGCCTATTTTGCAATCCCGGTTAACATCAAAACCGCAggcaaataaaccaaaatatattcAGTAAATAAAAGGTCAAATCTCTCAGGAAAATACTAGCTAAGTCTAAGAATCATGAAATCGATGAAACAGAGTAGCGGATTAAGACAAACGTCCTTACATTGGGAAATAGATGGCTTATGCCTTTGAGCTTGTAGGTTTGTTTATTGTAACCTGATAAGCCACTACAACCACTGAGATCTAAAAGAAAATATGTACTTTTACATTTAGGAGCAGAACAATGGATTTACACTATCGGTTCTCAAATATCCAAAACAACCCATCTACAATCACATTCGAATATACCTACAGAGAAAACTAAAATAGAAAAGAAGATACCTGGATTTGGGCTTCGGAGAGAAACTTCTTGAGGGTTTTAGAGAAGGAATTGCGTTGAAGAAAGCGGgcaatggagaggaggaggagagaGTTCTGGTGGGGAGTTAAGGACGGAGCAGAAGCCTCCATTTTCATGGTCGGGTTGGAAAGAAGTACAACTTGGCGAGGCTTCAAAGCTATGAGCGAAGGGGAAGGCTTTACTACATGCATGTATCCCTGGTCCTTAAGTAATATATAAACCTCACCTCCTCCTCCCCTTGGTCTCAACTATGGCAACTGGCTAGGGTTTTGCTTACTaaagaatttaatttctttttctttaaatccCAAATAACTAAAAACCTTTCGGTAAAACGATGACCGATGATATAAGATACAAAACAATCACTTGGCTTCTAGGGCAACGTCTAtgaaataagtttaaaatatattttttaattgggTTCACGAGTAATATTTTATatcttaatttgatttgaaaaatttcgGATCAAGTTGTATGAAATAAAATTCAAGTTGAttcaaattaagtaaaattattcgagttagattaaaaacttaaacatgtgaaattaaaatattattataatatgattaatttcatgttagagcaaatattaattaacttatttagcttcccaaaattattattttgaaaatttttaaatttttttaattttctttatatattcgttagaattttttataatttttttaaaatataaattttaaaatttttataaatatttagaatttttgaaatttattttgaattctttttGTAATCTTGGTTGAGAGAAAAATCAATTGtttgttttcaaaattgacagggacCAAAGAAGTATTTACACTAATACGTTATTCGAACTATtcaagttatttgaattgtaaaattcaactcgactcgaactcaaaactcgaattacttattcgagttgacttgaAAAAATCGAATAGCTCAATGTTAATTTTACAAATCACTTGAATAATTTCATgcctcatttatttattttatttttaaatataaactaaGAATACCTAATTTATCTTTAGTTAAACTTGGGACATTAAAACTTTGCAAGTTAGATTGGTTTTTGAAAAACTATTTATAATGTTAAATTACTATAAGATTTGAAGTAGTTCAATCTTACCGTAAAgtgcaattaaaaaaaatcatatttctttCTCTCAAAAGAACCTTTAGCTACTTGTGAGAGAATAGGCCTTTTTCCGATGTCACACCATCTCATATAGTCGTTTTCGGCCATTAAAGGCTCCGACCCATCTCTCCTCTCCTTCTTTATTCTATATTTTCGGCTTACCTTCCCATGAATTTCTACATTTGTCTCGTATATCAACTCAAAGCTAGGAAGGGGTCCTTCTCCAAACTCTACATTAGTGACTCCCATACACAACATTTTTAGAAAGTTTCATCCAATTAAAATCCCAATGGTTGGAATGGGAGGTAGAAGTAGTCTCTAAAATGTAAATAGGTTGGAAAAGTAGTTAAGAACTAGTGATTCTAGTTCTTTCCTATCCGTAACCCATCTACATGTGGAATCATTCAGCCCaataattctattaaaatttttacgGACCTTGGTTGAAAGATGAAAAACCGGGCTTTGCGTTCCTTATTAGTGATCTAATTATCACGGGATTTCAAGGCCCAAAGCAATTCCTCTTCTCTAAGTACCATATTGAAGTCATTTAGTAAACTTTTACGGAGTTATTAAGAAAGCCAGAGGGATTTTCCGCTAGAGTTCTTTCAATATTTGACATACAGGCCAAGAAATTCTTCTTTTTATGGAAAATGTTACCAAACGTAGTACGGTTCCATTGCTTTAGGTTGTGTGCAAACAATTCAACGATGTCTAGCAACGAGCTTTTAGAATTGACCCAAAAGCTCTCAATGATGTGTTTAAACTCAAAATGATCGAGCCATATCAACTGAAGTCTAAAAGGGCTATTTTTTACAAGCCAATCAAAATTTCCCAATTGATAAGTAAGGGGCAATAGTCAGAGCAAACCTAATGAAGGTGAGTGACCATCGCATTAGGAAATTGTAAGCGCCAATTAGGGTTGGCAAAGGCATAGTCAATTCTCTATTGAATAAGGCCTAAGAGGCTCTTAAGATTCGACCAAGTGAATCTCAACCCTTTAAAATCAAGACAATCAAGTTATAGTGATTGAGGTAACCATAAAATTCCCTAATTCTAGTACAGGATGGCGAGAGGCCACCTAATTTCGTAGAGATAGAGATTACTTCATTAAAATCACCCGTCACAAGCTAGGGTAAATTATGATTATCCGCCACAGCTTTTAAGATTATGCCAAAGTAATTTACGTTCACCTAATATAGGACTAGcatatataacaaataaaaattactGAGAGTAAAGAGCATGTACCTTCATAATGACCTAGATCTTTTGTTCGATATTGCAGAGTCGGTCAATGTGACAACAAGTGAAAGCTACAAAAGCCAGATACCCCCACAATGCCCAATAACTGTGGTATTAGCTCAGGCATCAAATGGTAAGCTAATAACAATGACAGGAACATTAGATGTCCTTACCTTAGTTTCAGTAATAATCATCATTTGAAGGTTATGTTGGTGTACCATTTCCTTCATTGTCTTCACAAAAGTCCAGATGACAGGCTTTTCTACAAGTCTATACAAGAATCGTCATCGGTTTTTGGTAAGGGGGAATCCCGAAAAATCTCTCGAACCATTGGGTCTTTGTCGAACTCTAGGAGTGGGAGTGGTATTATTTCTAGCTTGTGCAACATCTCCTCTCTCCCCTAAATTTGGCGTGGGGTCACACTGAATTTGAATTTTTCCACCACCATTTCCATTTTCATCACTTAGGCAACTAGGGTGTCGTTCATCAAGTGAATATCTTTTATCTCATCCTGAAAGAATGATATTGGGATATATCTGATGTAACTTAACTCGTGCTTTTATATATACTAGCTTTTAATGTCACATGTGTTGTATATGATTttgcatatttaatatttaattagtttttcaaatattatatttttaattacagtaattaacatgaaataataatattattttaattatgaaatataattaaaatatattaaccgttaaatttaaatattttaatagaaaattttcaaataataattaaagcattttaagtgacatttttttataattttatgtaagcaataattctattttatatcaataaaattagcacaatatttttaaaaataaatttagcatATTATAATCAACAAAACTTTTTTCTTAGAATTTATGTTTAGAGTTTTATTCAAGTATCAACTCTATTAAAATTAGGGTAACATTTTTCTAAATGTATACTtctattaaacttttttttaactaataaatttaaattaaatattataattatttttaaatatgaatataataatatgatgtaaaataaaaaatattctcgTCATTTTAAAAATTCTTCCAAActcgtatttttatattatatattgtagATATAGATATATGGAGTGAATATAAcaattataatttttgttatacaatatataatattataactaaataatattttttttgtaattgctTAGTAAACAAAACTCGATtttaaaaaatcgaaaaaaatgaaTTTCGTGTTAATCGAAAGTTTtaagtaaaaaatgtaaaaaaaataattttatatataatatatatgataaattacaTCAATAGTCACTTAAGTAtgtataaatttttgttttggtcaattaatttaaaaaaatcataatttaatcacCAAAGTTTTTGAGATTATAACCTTTTTTATCATTTAGCTGTCAAGTGACTAAATTAAGGATGGCGTGgcacttttttaacttttatacagTCTAATATTTTGACtgtaatttgatataaaaataataataaattaaaattattttaaatttttttaatatgatttttttacaataattagGACTACTAATAACTTCTTTTaactcttaaataagaggataaataTAGTTCAACGCGTTTGAACCCATATCCTCTTAAACTGACAATGTTGGTAGAGCTAGAAAATTTTGTTGGGTggagtcgaaattaaattatatatttttacaatagtaaaaacgtaattttactattttaataatttatatctttataaattttaaaaaattaaataaaaaatataaatatttatacataaaaagttaacatataaatcaaaattgaataaagtttttaaaaacctaaaaaaattaaaattaaaaaaatacaaatttttttgaaaaaaagtataaaaaaagaaaatgcaaaCCTGTAAGAAAGCCATGatctttcaattgtttttttttttttgct from Gossypium hirsutum isolate 1008001.06 chromosome D04, Gossypium_hirsutum_v2.1, whole genome shotgun sequence encodes:
- the LOC107931599 gene encoding LOW QUALITY PROTEIN: nucleolar and coiled-body phosphoprotein 1 (The sequence of the model RefSeq protein was modified relative to this genomic sequence to represent the inferred CDS: deleted 2 bases in 1 codon; substituted 1 base at 1 genomic stop codon) produces the protein MEASAPSLTPHQNSLLLLSIARFLQRNSFSKTLKKFLSEAQIQKDVLAGSSLALEEMCCKYLAKSDGQDCIASTVEVAPKKKKKRGNESSMDIIGGQSEVDDKSANSKKFEEQVFKDAAKESATDKTRXEKKKSKSTSDSLIESVGQHGSEDTQHAAVTLNASDISVEDKTSKSKKKKKKDDSEDVEKEKSIEENKISKVDSTITDDKGSKKRKRLDSEVHDSQPVDKNATEDSKRRKTAGSEEQLNSLVGADKHVGEENKGESGETDVDVLPKKPAKRFHEQENGNAEKNGKHSEQKSSKKQQNGSVQPKKPFQRVNVDEVEFVDSRLEDNSYWAKDGAETGYGAKAQEVLGQVRGRGFRHEKTKKKRGSYRGGQIDLQSHSIKFNYSDEE